The DNA region ATGCTGCCGATGATGCGGCCAGGGCTTTTGACCGTTGCGATCATCGTCGGCCTCAACGCCTGGAACGAATTCGTCATCGCGGTGACGTTCCTGCAGAACGACAGCAACGTCACGGCGATCGTGAAATTCTATAATCTGACCGGACAGTACTCGACCGATTGGGGCGAGATGCTGGCCGCAGCGGTGACCATCGCGCTGCCGGTCGTGCTGGTCTTCGTGCTGCTACAGCGCCGCTTCATCGACGGCATGACGGCCGGCGCGGTCAAGTCATAGCCGCTCGCCGGCGTTCAGGTTCACGCTTTCGCCTTTTTCGCCACGATCTGTTGCAACGCCCAGCGGGCGTTTTTTCGTACGTCGGGATCGGCATCGTCGGCGATGACGGCCAGGAACGCTTCGCCGTCGGGATGCGCGATCTCGCCGAGCGCCGCGGCGGCCTCCTTGCGCAGGTTTGCCTGCTCATGGTTGACGCAGCTTCCGATCGGACGCACCGCGCGCTCGATCTTCATCTTGCCGAGGCTGCGGATCGCCTTGAGCCGCACCTGCCAGAACGAGTCCGCAAGCGACGCCATCAGCTGATCAGCGGCCAGCGCACCGTTGACGTTGAGTCCCAGCGTCTCGGCCGCCATCTCGCGCACCATCCAGTCCTCATCTTTGAGTGCGCGCGTCACCGTTTCCGCCGCCGGCTTCATCTGCGAGAATGCCAGCGCGCTCACCGAGGCACGCCGCGCATGCGCATCGGGGTCGTGGATCAGCGCCGTCAACGCCGGGATCGATTCCTCGAGCTTGAGGAATCCGATCACGCCGATCGCCTGCACGCGCACCGCAGCGTCCTGATCCTGCAACGCCTCCAGCGCCGGCTTCAGCGTGTCCTTGCGGCGCAGCTCCTTCAACGCACGTAGCGCGCCCATGCGGACGAAGGCGTGGCCATGCTTGACCAGCGGCAGGATGACGTCGGCGCAGGCCGGATCCTTGAACTCGGCCATGCTGTCGGCCGCAGCCGACGCCACGATGCTTTCAGGATCGACCAGCAATCGCGCCAACGCGCTGGCAGCCTCCGGCCCGTCGAACTCCCCGAGCGCCATCGCAACCTGCTGGCGCACGCCAGCGTCGGGATCGGACACCATGTTGGCGAGATGGCCGACCGCGGCCGGATCGCCGGAATGGCCGAGCGCAATGATGGCGACACGGCGCTCCGCCGGGTCCGCGGCCTGCAACCGCTCATCGGCGTCTTCGAGATCGTCGTAGGATTCGAACGGGCTCGACATGCTCACCTCAACAGATAGGGAATGTTGACGGTCACGGCGCCGGTCGGGCAATCCGCCTCGCAGGGCATGCAGTACCAGCATTCGTCGTAAGCCATGTAGGCCTTGCCGGTCATGTCGCTGATGCGCAGGACGTCGAGCGGGCAAACGTCGACGCACACCGTGCAGCCTTTGTCCGCGATGCATTTGGCGTCGTCGACCACCACCGGGACCGATGTCTGGTAGGAAGCGAGAGGCATCGTCAATCTCCTGTTGATCTTCGGTGAAAGCGTTTTCGAGCGAAGTGGATACCGGTTCGCGTGAAGAAAACGCGTCAGAAACAGACCGTTCACGCGCTGACGCGGATGCGCTGCTTGTCGTAGAGATCCTTCTCGTCGTCGGCGATCGGCACGACATAGGGCTCCACGGCACGCTTCTCGCTCGTCATCCTGCCGTCCTGCTTGGACAGCAGCGTATGGCAGAACCAGTTCTCGTTGTCCTTCTCCGGGAAATCCGTGCGCCAATGGTAAAGGCCCCAACGGCTCTCTTCGCGGAACAGCGAGGCATGCGCCGCCATGTCGGCGCAGTCCATGATCGACTGCACCTCGAGTGCGCGAAGCAACTCGTGCGCATTGCGGGCGATCATGTGCTGCTGCATGTCCTCGCGGACTTCGGCGAGCCTGTTCATGCCGAGCTCGTATTTGCGGGTCACCTTCGGCGGCTGCAGATAATCGTTCACCAGGCGCCGCGTCTTGTATTCGATCTGGTTCGGGGGAATGCCGTCCTCGCGCGTTGTCGGGGCCAGCACCCGCTCCCGCTCCAGCGCGACGTCGGCAGCGTCGAAATCAGCAAAATCGTGGCTCTCGGCGAATTCCATCGCATCGGTGCCGGCAACCGAGCCGTTGGTGAAAGCGCCCAGCATGTAATTATGCGGCACGCTCGCCATGTCACCCGCTGCGTAAAGGCCTGGCACCGTGGTCCGCGCGTTATCGTCGACGAACACGCCGGAGGCGCTGTGGCCGGAGCAGAGACCGATCTCGGAGATATGCATCTCGATCGATTCCGAGCGGTAATCGACCCCTCGCCCCTGCTGGAACAGGCCGCGCGTCGGCCGCTCGACCTTGTGCAGGGTCTGTTCGATCTCCTCGATGGTCTTTTCATGGAGGTGCTTGAGCTGGAGGAAGACTGGGCCCTTGCCCGAGAGCAGCTCATTGTAGAACTCGAGCATCATCTGGCCCGACCAGTAGTCGCATTCGATGAAGCGCGAGCCCTCATTGTTGGCGGTGAAGGCGCCGAACGGGCCGGCGACATAGGCACAGGCCGGGCCGTTATAGTCCTTGATCAGCGGATTGATCTGGTAGCATTCGAGGTTCGCGAGTGCAGCTCCGGCGTGATAGGCCATCGCATAGCCGTCGCCGGAATTCGCGGCGTTCTCGTAGGTGCCGAACATGTAACCCGAGGTCGGAAGCCCGAGCCGGCCGGCGGCGCCCATGCACAGGATGACGGCCTTGGCCTTGATCACCAGGATCTCGGCGGTCCGCGTGTTGACGCTGATCGCGCCGGCCACCCTGCCATCGGCGGACTTCAGCAGCCGCGTCGCCATATAGCGGTTCGAGATCAGGATGCGGGCGCGGCGAAGCTGGCGGTACAGCGCCTTCTTCACGGTCTCGCCGTTCGGCATCGGCAGCACATAGGTGCCGATATGGTGGACCTTCTTGACGGCGAAGTCGCCGTTCTCGTTCTTCAGGAAGCGAATGCCGAAGCTGTCGAGCTCCTCGATGATCTTGTAGCAGTTCTGGGCATATTTGTAGACCGCCTTCTGATCGACGATGCCGTCGTTGGCGATCGTGATCTCCTTGGTGTACTGCTCGGGCGTTGCGTAGCCGGGAATGACGGCGTTGTTGAGCCCGTCCATGCCCATCGAGATCGCACCGGAGCGCTTGACGTTGGCCTTCTCGAGCAGCACGACGTCAGCCTTCGGGTTCTTCAGTTTCGCCTTGAGTGCGGCCATCGGGCCGGCGGTGCCGCCGCCGATCACCAGCACGTCGCAGGAAACCTCCGAAAGTCCGTCGACGATCTGATCTAGTGCCATTGCCTGCTCCTGGTTCGCCGGCGCGACCGGCGCCATTGCATGAGATTTGCCGAGGTGGTCCCGCCGCGATAGCAATTAGTTGTCAGCGGCGGACAATTGCCGGCCCTATCGCTCGACGAACGCTTTCTCGATTACGAAGTGACCGGGCTGGCTGTGATTGCCCTCGGCAAAGCCGCGCGCCGTGAACATCGTATGGAGTTCTTCGAGCATCGCCGGGCTGCCGCAGAGCATGATCCGATCGGTATCGCGGTCGAGAGCGGGCTGCCCGATGTCCTCGAAGAGCTGATCGGAAGCGATCAGGTCGGTGATGCGGCCGCGGTTCCTGAACGGCTCGCGGGTGACGGTCGGATAATAGACCAGCCTGTCCCTGATCAAGTCGCCGAGGAATTCGTGGTCACGCAGGCTCTCGACGAGTTGCTCGCCATAGGCCAGTTCCGAGATTTGGCGGCAGCCGTGGGCCAGCACGATGGTCTCGTAGCTCTCGTAGACGTCGGGGTCCTTGATCAGGCTCGCGAAGGGTGCGAGCCCCGTTCCGGTCGACAGCAGCAGCAGCCGTTTGCCCGGCAGGAGATTACCGGTGATCAGCGTGCCGGTCGCCTTGCGGCCGACCAGGATGATGTCGCCTTCCCTGATCTTCTGAAGCCGCGAGGTCAAAGGACCATCAGGCACCTTGATGCTGAAGAACTCCAGTGCTTCCTCGTGATTTGCGCTCGCCAGGCTGTAGGCACGCACCAGCGGGCGGCCATCGACTTCAAGCCCGATCATCGCGAACTGGCCGTTCTGGAAGCGAAAGCCGGGATCGCGTGTCGCGGTGAAGCTGAACAGGGATTCGGTCCAGTGCTTGACCGAGAGGACCGTTTCCTTCTGAAAAGCGCTCATCGTTCGTCTCTCCTTGCATGCGCGATGCAAGGCAAAGTCCGGAATGACGCGAATCCCGCAACCGCGATCTGTCGTCTTCGGTCGATTAGTTTCACATTTTGCGGGCGATGATTTGCAAGCAGGCAATCCGCTGCGACAAGCCCGTGGCTTTGCATCGAATCCGGCAATTAGTTGCTGGCCAGCCCATCCGTCGCGGTGTCAGGAAGGACGGTGGAGAATAGCCATGACCGTGACTGCATTGGTGGCGCCGACCGTGACCGATTACGAAGCCAGCGTCGATCTCGCGACACTCGTCGTCCGCACCGCGCATGACGAACAGGTCGAGCTCGCCGCCGAGCAGCTTCGCCTCGCCTGCAAATGCGCCCACTGCACGCGGGCCCGCTTCGATGGACGGTTTCCCGAACGGTTTCCGGGAATCGCGATCACCGGGATCGACGATCTCGGCTACGGGCTGAACATCGCCTTCTCGGACGGGCACAATCGCGGAATCTATCCAAAAAATTATCTACTGAGACTGGCAGGACACTAGCCGATCTTCCGTTCTATCCGGGACCCCGACCGGCAAGCCTCCGTTCTATAAATACCCCGCTTTTCAGTGATGGATTTCCGCCCCCGCGCGCTTGGCGCGGTCCCGACATCACGCAGGCGTCGGCGCCTGGCCGTCCCGACTTGCCAACCCGCTCTGGCACGGACATTGCTCCTGTTTAGAACGGTTTGAACAATCCGGAGGCGGCTCGATGTTACTGCAGGCGGCCAATGCGGTTCGCGCGACCGTTCCCGCTACAATCCGGCCTGCCGGCAGCTCCTCGCTGCTGCTCACCGAGAACCGGCGATGGATCGGCGGCCCACCACCGCTGATGGACAAGCTCACGCCGCGCGAGCGCGAGCTGGTGCTGAAGCAAGGCCGCCGCAAGGTCCTCAATCGCGGACAGACCCTGTTCAACCAGGGCGGCAAGCACGACGGCATCTGGCTGATCGAAAGCGGCCGGATCCGTGTCTTCTACATCTCGCCCCAGGGGCGCGAGATCACGCTCGCCTACTGGCACGTCGGCAATTTCGTCGGTGGACCCGAAGTGTTCGAAGGCACCGTCCATCAATGGTCGGGCATTGCATCGAGCAATTGCAGCGTCGTGCACCTGCCTGGAAAAGAGCTGCGTTCGCTGGCCGCGGAGCTGCCAAATCTCGCCATCGGCCTGATCGAAGGCCTGACGTTCAAGGGCAAATGTTACTCGGCGCTGGCGCAGATGCTGGGGACGCGCTCCGTCACCCAGCGTCTGGCCCATCTGCTGCTGCATCTCGTCGAACTCTACGGTGTGGAGGACGCAGACGGCACGGTGATCGCGGCGGCGTTCACCCATGCCGACATCGCCCACATGGTCGGCGCCACCCGGCAGTGGGTGACGATCAGCCTCAAGCGCATGCAGGAAAAAGGCATCGTCCTGACCAAACGCTCCCAGATCGTGGTTTGTCGGCCCGAGGTCCTGGAGGAGATGCGGGGGCAAGCGTCCGATTGACGCCGATGCACATGCAATTGGCTTTAGGCGGCAAAACTGCACAAGGAGTAAGCAACCGGCATTTCCCGGCAACTAATCGACAGCGCCGATGAATCCGGATTTGCCCTGCCCGCGCCCTCACCCAATCATGGCAACCACAGCACATCCAACCGAAAGAGGATGAGAATGGTCCGCCACCTTCCCACGCTCTCGCTCGCGATGTCGGTGACGTCGCTGGCGCTTCTGTTCGCGCAGCCGGCCGCGGCGGAAACGGTGACGATCGGCATCGGCACGCAGGATACGACCAGCAACACCGTCACCGCCGGCGTCGTCATCCGGCAGCTCCATTTGCTGGAAAAATACCTGCCGACCGGCGGCAAATACGCCAACATCAAGTTCGAGCTGGATTGGCAGAACTTCACGTCCGGTCCGCCCGTCACCAATGCGATGATGGCGAACAAGCTGCAGATCGGCATGATGGGCGACTATCCGCTGATCGTGAACGGCTTCACGTTCGAAAACAATCCCGAGAGCAAGAGCCGCTTGATCGCGGTTGCCGCCTACAGCCTCTCCGGCTCGGGCAACGGCATCGTCGTCCACAAGGACTCGCCGTACTACGATCTCGCCGATCTCAAGGGCAAGCTCGTCAGCGTGCCCTTCGGCTCCGCGGCGCACGGCATGGTGCTGAAGGCGATGCAGGACCGCGGCTATGGATCGGATTATTTCCAGCTCGTGAGCCAGAGCCCCGAGGTCGGCTCGACCAATCTGCAGGAGAAGAAGATCGACGCGCATGCCGACTTCGTACCCTTTGCCGAGTTGCTGCCGTTCCGCGGCTTCGCGCGCAAGATCTTCGACGGCGTCGAGACCAATCTGCCGACCTTTCACGGCGTCGTGGTGCGCACCGACTTCGCGGACAAGTACCCCGAGGTCGTCGTCGCCTACATGAAGGCCATCATCGCCGCCAACCAGTGGCTGCGCGATGATCCCAAGCTCGCCGCAGAGAAAATCCAGGAGTGGACCGGCATCAACAAGGAGGTGGTCTACATCTTCCTCGGACCCGGCGGCAACATGACCACCGATCCCACCATCAAGCCCGCGCTGATCGACGCCGCCACCACCGACGTCGCGGTGTTGCAGAAGCTCGGGCGCATGAAGGAATTCGATCCGAAGAAATGGGTGGATGATTCGTACATCCGCAAGGCTTACGCCGAGATGAAGCTCGACTATGACGCGCAGCTCGCGAGCACCAGGAATTACGAGATCAAAGGCGAAGACAGCTTCTGCAAGAAGCCGATCGCCGATCCGCGCAAGGCCGGCCAAGTTTGGGTCGATGATGCCGGCATCCTGCCGTTTGCCAGCGCCTCCTGCACGCTCGGCGCCTACGCCGATTTCAAGGCCAAGGGCAGGAAGATCGACGTCGCCTATGTCTTCGACACCACGAGGGGCATCAAGCTGTTCGCCGACCAGGCATTCTATGCCGTCGGCGACGGCGAGGTGGCGCCGTTCTTGCTGAAGAAGGATGCGGAAGCCTATGCCGCGAAGATCAACGGCAAGGTTCTCGGCTTCGATGACGCTGTGAAATCCGCGGTCAACGGAGGCAAGACGTGAGCAGCAGTCCCGCCATCCTGCGGCCGCCGCAGGACGCCATGCCGGCACCAGCAGCCGTGAGCGAACCCGCACCCGCCGCGACACCCGTCCCGTCGCCGTCGTTCGGCACGCTCGCGGGGCGCTGGTATCGGCTCAATCAGGACCGGCTGCGCGCAATGGCGCTCGCCGCGATCTCGCTCGCCGCCTTCCTGATGCTGTGGCATCTGCTCACCACCTATCGCGTCGTGTTCTTCGTGCGCTTCACCAACGTGCCTTCGCCGCTCGCGGTCTATGCGAGCTTCAGCAGGGCGATCCACGATCCGAAGTTCCTGCTGCACCTGCTGCTGAGCTGCCGCCGCATCCTGTTCGGCTTCTCGCTCGCCGCAATCGTCGGCGTGCCGCTCGGACTGGTCATGGGACGCTTCAAGCTGATCCATGAGATCGTCTTCCCGGTCGCGGAAGTGCTGCGGCCGATCCCGGCGATCGCCTGGGTCCCGATGGCGATCATGCTGTGGCCGACCAACGAGCAGAGCATCGTCTTCATCACCTTCCTCGGCGCCTTCTTCCCGATCCTGGTCAACACGCTGCATGGCATGTCGCTGGTCGATCCGGTTCTGGTGCGCGCGGCGCAATGTCTTGGTGCCCGGGAGCGCTCGATCTTCCGCGAGGTGTATTTTCCCGCCTCGCTCCCGCACATCTTCACCGGCCTCACCGTCGGCATGGGCGTGGCATGGGTCTCGCTGATCGCCGCCGAGATGATTTCCGGACAATACGGCATCGGCTATTTCACCTGGGAAGCCTATTCGCTGGTGCAGTATCCCGACATCGCGCTCGGCATGATCGCGATCGGCGTGCTCGGACTGGCATCGAGCCTCGTGATCCGAAGCGCCGGCCGGCTGGTGATGCCATGGAGGCCGAAATGAACGAGGTTCGAAGCAGCCCGCCGAAGGGTCACATCGAGGTCAACAACTTCTCGCTCAGCTATGAGAGCATCGACGGCGCCGTGCAGGCCGTCACCGACACACACATCCACGTCAATCCGGGCGAGTTCGTCTCGATCGTCGGCCCCTCCGGATGTGGCAAGTCGACGCTGCTCAACGCGGTCGCAGGTTTCCTCAAGCCCACCACCGGGATCGTCACCGTCGATGGCGAGCCGGTGAACGGCCCGAGCGCCGAGCGCGGCATGGTGTTCCAGCAATATTCGCTGTTTCCATGGAAGACGGTGCGGGAGAACGTCGAGTTCGGCCTGAAGATGCGCGGCATGGCGCGCTCGCAACGCGAGCGGGCCGCGCGCACGCTGCTCGGCCTCGCCGGGCTCGAGGCGTTCGAGAAGCACTATCCGGAAAAGCTCTCCGGCGGCATGAAGCAGCGCGTCGGCATCGTGCGGGCGCTCGCCACCGGACCGAAAGTGCTGCTGCTCGACGAGCCGTTCGGCGCACTCGACGCCCAGACCCGCGTCATCATGCAGCAGATCCTCACCAACATGTGGCAACGGCTGAAGATCTCGGTGCTGTTCGTCACCCATGACATCGACGAGGCGATCTTCCTGTCCGATCGCGTCTACTGCATGACCGCACGCCCCGGCTCGATCAAGGCGGAAATCCCGATCCCGCTCGAGCGCCCGCGGCAGCAGGCGATGATGATGTCGTCGGAGTTCTTAGGGCTGCGTCGCGGATTGATGTCGCTGATCCGCGAGGAAAGCCTGAAGGCGATGGGCGGCGAGATCAACGACCTCGGCATGCAGGGACTGAACATCGAGCTGCACGGCCATTCGCTCGCCGAGGTGCTGTAGCGACCACGCTGCTCGGCCACGAACCCGATGCGCGCCAAAATGTCGAAAACAACCCCATGCAAAGGAGCCGTCAAGCTGCCGGCACGGGGAAATAGCAACTTGACACGTCGGGCAACTCAGCGGTATTTTTTGATTATTCCGAACTCGGTCGAATATCCCCGCTTTTGGCGCTGAAAGTCCGTCGGGTCTGGAAGCCGGCTACGGCGCCGCAAGATCGCGGACGGGGGCGACGGCACCGCGGTTCGTCTGTCAGCCGCCGGGGCCGTCCTTCATGATGTAGCCCATCAGGTCGCCCAAATTGTGCTCCAAATCCCGGATGATGTTCTTGACGACGTCTCCGATCGAGATCACGCCCACGACCTTGCCCGCGTCCAGCACCGGCAGATGGCGAAAGCCGCGCGCAGCCATCAAGGCCATGCAGCCGTCCAGCGGATCGTCCGGTTTGACCGTAACCGGCTTGCCCGTCATCACTTGAGCCACCGGCGTCTGCTTCGCATCGAGCCCGGGCAGCAGTACTTTGATGGCGCAATCACCCTGGGTCACGATACCGACCAGCACGTCGTCGTCGATGACCAGCACCGACCGGACCCGGTTGTCGCGCATCTGGCGCAAGGCTTCGACGACCATGTCGCCGGAACGGACATGGATCAGGGCGCCCTTCTTCTGGGCCAGAGCATTTTTGACTGTGCTCATCGACCTCCCCTCGTCGGCCCCGTCCTGCCGGCGTCATGGTCCGCGTTGAAGGTTAGTCGAAATATCTCGCCCTGTCAGCACCGCGCCGATGTCGCCGGCGAAGCCTGCCACCGATCCAGGCGGCGGGATTTTCACCGCTTCGATGCGTAACCCTGCAGCACCTTCATTACTTCCACTTCGAAGCCCCGGCAAAGGGACTGATTGCGGACGCAGAAGCCGCCGACTTGCTTCATCGCGCGCGGGAGCGGTGAGGCTTGAGACGGAACGAGCAACCGGCCCCAAGCAGACAAGCGCGATGGAATTGCACCTTCAGGCAGTTCGGCGCTTCAAGCTCGGTCGTTGGTGAAGACCGTGATCGTTCTGCCGCGAAAGCCCGGGAAAAATGCGAAGTGAAAATTCGGGACCATCTGATGGCCCGGATCGGGACGCACATTTGTCTTCAATGAAAATGGTAGCGGGAGAGGGACTTGAACCCCCGACCCCAGGATTATGATTCCCGTGCTCTAACCAGCTGAGCTACCCCGCCAGGGCGTCGCGATCGACGGCCGAGCGGCCGCGGGTGCGAACGGGCGGGATATAAAGAGTGGGGGCCGCGCCTGTCAAGCAAACCCGGCCCTCGCCACAACATATTGGAGACAGGCGTTATTTCGGTCTCACCGAGGGGTCGCCACCGGGGCTGCCGGGCGGCGGAATCACCGGGGTGTTGCCGCCTTCCGGGGTTGGCGCGCGGATCTCCGGATCGACGCTCGCGGGCGGGCACAGCACCCCGTCGGATTTGGCGAGCTTGTCGCCGAGCGGCTGGCTGCTGCCTTGACCGGTCGTGGTTCCGTCCGGCGCCGCCGCGCCCGGATGCGACGGCTCTCGCATCGGGGCGCAATTCGCGGTCCGTGCCGGCTGCGGCGGCGCAGTCTGGGCCGGCGGCGTTGCGGGCGCCGGCGGCGCCTGGGCTACGGCGATCGCGGGCAACGCCATCAAGGCGCAGGACAGCGCGAGGGTGCGGTTCAATCTCATGCCGGGAAAACCGCGACACCGCGCGGATGTTCCCCGTCAAATTGGTCGCAGCCTCACGTTTTGCGGAAACGGATCAGCGAGAAATGCCCCATCGGCGGCATCGGCCGCCGTTCCGCGAGGCTGACGCCGCCATGCCGCGCCGCCCAATCGGTCAGCCGGGCCCACGGAAATTCCGGCCGCCAGCCGAGCCGCCGCGCCAGCGGCGCGAAGGCGAGCTCGAAGGCCCGGCGCGGCCCGCTCTCGGCGCCGATGTGATTGACCAGGATCAACTCGCCGCCGGGCTTCAGCACGCGGATGAAATCGTCGAGCGTCGCCTCAGGATCCGGCACCGCGGTGATGACGTATTGCGCGACCACCGCGTCGAAGAACGCATCTGAAAATGCCAGGTTCTTGGCGTCCATCACCGCCAGCATCTCGACATTGCTCAAGCTGAGTGCGCGCACACGCTTGAGCGCCCGCCGCAGCATCGGCGCCGAGATATCGACGCCATAGAGTTTCGTGGTGCGCGCATAGTCCGACAGCGACAGGCCGGTGCCGACGCCGACATCGAGCACGCGCCCGCCGATCCGATCGGCCTCTGCGATCGTCGACTGCCGGCCCTGATCGAACACCTTGCCGAACACGAGATCGTAGACCGGCGCCCAGCGCCCATACGCCTTTTCGACCCCCTCGCGGTCGATGTCCCCAGCCATCCCTGCCCCGACGCCTTTTCTCTATTCTGCGAGCGTTGCCATTGCATCGCGTGGCACAGCGCGCGCAACACGGCTCGCGCTCGCGCTCTTGATGAAGCCGCCGCCCAGCACGCGCGCCTGCCCCGAGGCCGCGTCGTAGAACACGCAGGCCTGGCCGGGCGAGACGCCCTCCTCGCCGGCGACGAGCTCGACCTCGTAGCCGCCATCGGCGGCGCGCAGCCAGGCCGGCTGCGGCGCGCGCGTCGAGCGGACCCGGACATGGATCTCGATGCCGTCGCCGATCACGCGATCCAATGCGCCGTCGCCGATCCAGTTGACGTCGCGCAACGCGATGCGGTCCATGCGCAGCGCCTCGCGCGGCCCGACCACGACACGGCGCGTCGCCGCATCGAGCTTGACCACATAGAGCGGATGGCCGGACGCGATGCCGAGCCCCTTGCGCTGGCCGACTGTGAAATGAACGATGCCCTGGTGCCGGCCGATCACGTTGCCGTCGAGGTCGACGATCTCGCCCGGCGCGATCGCGTTCGGCTTCAGCCGTCCGATGATGTCGGTGTAGCGGCCGGTCGGCACGAAGCAGATGTCCTGGCTGTCCTGCTTGTCGGCGACCTCGAGGCCGAAGCGCCGCGCCAGCTCGCGGGCTTGCGGCTTGGTCATGTCGCCGAGCGGAAAGCGCAGGAAGTCGAGCTGCTCGCGCGTGGTCGCGAACAGGAAGTAGCTCTGGTCGCGATCGGCATCGGCGGCGCAGACCAGCGCGCGCGACCCGTCGGCCAGCCGGCGCGAGGCGACATAATGCCCGGTGGCGAGCGCCTGCGCGCCGAGCTCGCGTGCGGTCGACAGCAAATCGCGGAACTTGACCGAACGGTTGCACTCGATGCACGGCACCGGCGTCTCGCCGAGCGCGTAGCTGTCGGCGAAATTGTCGATCACGGATTCCTTGAAGCGGCTCTCATAGTCGAGCACGTAATGCGGGATGCCGATCCGCTCGGCGACATTGCGCGCATCATGGATGTCGCGGCCGGCGCAGCAGGCGCCCTTGCGATGGGTCGCCGCGCCGTGGTCGTAGAGCTGCAGCGTGATCCCGACCACGTCGTAGCCCTGCGACTTCAAAAGCGCAGCGGTCACCGAGGAGTCGACGCCGCCAGACATGGCGACCACGATCCGTGTGTCCTCAGGGCGGCCTTGGAGATCCAAATCGTTGAGCATCTTAAGGGGTCATTGATCTCTGTCGCGACGAGCTTTTGGCGCCCCGCGACGGGAATTGAAAGAAGTCTTTGTCCAGAGGGACTTGAACGCGTCCAAAGAACGCATCCAAGGCCGGATGGGTCGGTTCGGGACGCGTCGAAGGCCCGCCTTTAATATAGGCCGTATTCCGGGGAGGCAATCAGGGCAAGCCACGGGGCCGCCCCGCGTGACGGGCAAATCTTGCCGCCGGGCAAAAAGGAGACCGCGCGGAACCCTTCCGGAAAGGGTTCCAGCGTCAGATAAATACCTGAAATAGCTAGATATTATCTAGTTCCGCATGCTGGCCCAGTCCTTGCTGACTGGAGGCTGGAAGTCTCATTCTCGGGGTTGGGCCGTGGTCAGCGTCACGTCGGAAACACATGTGTCTTTTCAGAGCGCGATAGCGCGCTCTTCCCGTCCGGATCTGACCGCGCAGGCGAGCAATGACAGCTTTGCCGCGCTGGTCGACGGCAACACGGCTGCCGCCAACGACACCCGCTCGTACGACAATTCGAGCACGCAAACCCCACCGTGGCGCCGGACCGACGATCCGTCGACCTCGGATACGCCGCCGCCCGACAGTTCGGCGTCCGCCCCCGCGACGGACAATTCCAGCAGCTCCGCCTCGTCGCAGGACGACGGCAAGGTCGACGGCAGCCGCAGCAGTTCGCGCAAGGACAAATCGAAGTCGACGTCGAAATCCGACGGCTCCGACTCCACCGACCAGGCTGCGACCGCGGCACCGGGTCAGCCCGGCGCCGCGCAGGATCCATCCAGCGCGGCGGCCGCTGCCGCCGCTGCAGTTGCTGCTACGGCCGCACCGGCAAATACCGCGGCAACCGCCACCTCGTCCGACCAGCCGGCCGCACCGCTCGCGATCGCCGCGGCCGCGATTGCGGCAAGCTCGGCGATCGGAGGCACCGGCGCCGCTGCCGGCGCGCAGGCGGCAACCACCGCAACCGCCACGGCCAACGCAGGCAATGTCGCCAAGGCGGCCGGCGCCAAGTCCGAAACCCAGCTCATCTCCACCGCGGACGCCGCAACGGCGCAAGGCGCGGCGACCGCCGCAGGCAGCGCCATCACCGGCGGCGCGCTCGCCGCCACCGTCGCGACCGGCACGCCCGCCACCAGGACCGCGGCGCAACCCGCAGCTCCAGCGGCTGCGAA from Bradyrhizobium genosp. L includes:
- a CDS encoding gamma-butyrobetaine hydroxylase-like domain-containing protein; this translates as MTVTALVAPTVTDYEASVDLATLVVRTAHDEQVELAAEQLRLACKCAHCTRARFDGRFPERFPGIAITGIDDLGYGLNIAFSDGHNRGIYPKNYLLRLAGH
- a CDS encoding HEAT repeat domain-containing protein, with product MSSPFESYDDLEDADERLQAADPAERRVAIIALGHSGDPAAVGHLANMVSDPDAGVRQQVAMALGEFDGPEAASALARLLVDPESIVASAAADSMAEFKDPACADVILPLVKHGHAFVRMGALRALKELRRKDTLKPALEALQDQDAAVRVQAIGVIGFLKLEESIPALTALIHDPDAHARRASVSALAFSQMKPAAETVTRALKDEDWMVREMAAETLGLNVNGALAADQLMASLADSFWQVRLKAIRSLGKMKIERAVRPIGSCVNHEQANLRKEAAAALGEIAHPDGEAFLAVIADDADPDVRKNARWALQQIVAKKAKA
- a CDS encoding 4Fe-4S dicluster domain-containing protein; this encodes MPLASYQTSVPVVVDDAKCIADKGCTVCVDVCPLDVLRISDMTGKAYMAYDECWYCMPCEADCPTGAVTVNIPYLLR
- a CDS encoding fumarate reductase/succinate dehydrogenase flavoprotein subunit; this encodes MALDQIVDGLSEVSCDVLVIGGGTAGPMAALKAKLKNPKADVVLLEKANVKRSGAISMGMDGLNNAVIPGYATPEQYTKEITIANDGIVDQKAVYKYAQNCYKIIEELDSFGIRFLKNENGDFAVKKVHHIGTYVLPMPNGETVKKALYRQLRRARILISNRYMATRLLKSADGRVAGAISVNTRTAEILVIKAKAVILCMGAAGRLGLPTSGYMFGTYENAANSGDGYAMAYHAGAALANLECYQINPLIKDYNGPACAYVAGPFGAFTANNEGSRFIECDYWSGQMMLEFYNELLSGKGPVFLQLKHLHEKTIEEIEQTLHKVERPTRGLFQQGRGVDYRSESIEMHISEIGLCSGHSASGVFVDDNARTTVPGLYAAGDMASVPHNYMLGAFTNGSVAGTDAMEFAESHDFADFDAADVALERERVLAPTTREDGIPPNQIEYKTRRLVNDYLQPPKVTRKYELGMNRLAEVREDMQQHMIARNAHELLRALEVQSIMDCADMAAHASLFREESRWGLYHWRTDFPEKDNENWFCHTLLSKQDGRMTSEKRAVEPYVVPIADDEKDLYDKQRIRVSA
- a CDS encoding ferredoxin--NADP reductase, with the translated sequence MSAFQKETVLSVKHWTESLFSFTATRDPGFRFQNGQFAMIGLEVDGRPLVRAYSLASANHEEALEFFSIKVPDGPLTSRLQKIREGDIILVGRKATGTLITGNLLPGKRLLLLSTGTGLAPFASLIKDPDVYESYETIVLAHGCRQISELAYGEQLVESLRDHEFLGDLIRDRLVYYPTVTREPFRNRGRITDLIASDQLFEDIGQPALDRDTDRIMLCGSPAMLEELHTMFTARGFAEGNHSQPGHFVIEKAFVER
- a CDS encoding Crp/Fnr family transcriptional regulator; the protein is MLLQAANAVRATVPATIRPAGSSSLLLTENRRWIGGPPPLMDKLTPRERELVLKQGRRKVLNRGQTLFNQGGKHDGIWLIESGRIRVFYISPQGREITLAYWHVGNFVGGPEVFEGTVHQWSGIASSNCSVVHLPGKELRSLAAELPNLAIGLIEGLTFKGKCYSALAQMLGTRSVTQRLAHLLLHLVELYGVEDADGTVIAAAFTHADIAHMVGATRQWVTISLKRMQEKGIVLTKRSQIVVCRPEVLEEMRGQASD